The following coding sequences lie in one Anguilla rostrata isolate EN2019 chromosome 8, ASM1855537v3, whole genome shotgun sequence genomic window:
- the LOC135260210 gene encoding membrane-spanning 4-domains subfamily A member 15-like isoform X1, giving the protein MGIDSEDPLPAEGALSTKQVRAFLKGEPKTLGAIQIIIGVLTLCLSVTLLQEPIHFLGDVKVLIVVFVQLTMSGSAFVHAGRKPSLFWVKTSLVLNLVSAAFSTAALGLLSKHVPYRQYSYHCEHCRKLENYTVIMIEGVVGTLILFLVLELLICITGMLYGLSVLANGALQLAVGSHLLSRPQSQPADPPPPRDPEPQVTAGTRVVTIPNIQVQAPPQAPPQASPQAPPQVVVQAPPQVVVQAPSPRPASPPSEPQVEPVEEANMP; this is encoded by the exons ATGGGCATTGACAGCGAGGACCCTttaccagcagagggcgctctcAGCACTAAACAAGTGCGCGCATTCCTGAAGGGGGAACCCAAAACTCTCGGG GCTATACAGATCATCATCGGCGTTTTAACCCTATGCCTGAGCGTGACTCTGCTCCAGGAGCCCATCCACTTCCTGGGGGATGTTAAAGTTCTGattgttgtgtttgtgcag CTCACCATGTCCGGCTCCGCCTTCGTGCACGCCGGGAGGAAGCCGTCACTCTTCTGG GTGAAGACCTCCCTGGTGCTGAACCTCGTGAGCGCGGCGTTCTCCACGGCGGCCCTGGGGCTCCTGTCCAAGCACGTGCCCTACCGCCAGTACTCCTACCACTGCGAGCACTGCCGGAAGCTGGAGAACTACACCGTG ATCATGATTGAAGGTGTGGTAGGCACCCTGATCCTGTTCCTGGTGCTGGAGCTGCTCATCTGCATCACAGGCATGCTTTACGGGCTGAGCGTTCTGGCCAACGGCGCCCTCCAG TTGGCTGTCGGCAGCCACCTGTTGTCCAGACCCCAGTCCCAGCCTGCGGATCCCCCCCCGCCTCGTGACCCCGAGCCCCAg GTGACCGCAGGTACCCGGGTCGTCACCATCCCCAATATCCAGgtccaggccccgccccaggccCCGCCTCAGGCCTcgccccaggccccgccccaggtTGTGGttcaggccccgccccaggtTGTGGTCCAGGCTCCGTCCCCTAGGCCTGCCTCACCTCCCAGTGAGCCACAGGTAGAGCCAGTGGAAGAGGCCAACATGCCATAa
- the LOC135260210 gene encoding membrane-spanning 4-domains subfamily A member 15-like isoform X2, with amino-acid sequence MGIDSEDPLPAEGALSTKQVRAFLKGEPKTLGAIQIIIGVLTLCLSVTLLQEPIHFLGDVKVLIVVFVQLTMSGSAFVHAGRKPSLFWVKTSLVLNLVSAAFSTAALGLLSKHVPYRQYSYHCEHCRKLENYTVIMIEGVVGTLILFLVLELLICITGMLYGLSVLANGALQVTAGTRVVTIPNIQVQAPPQAPPQASPQAPPQVVVQAPPQVVVQAPSPRPASPPSEPQVEPVEEANMP; translated from the exons ATGGGCATTGACAGCGAGGACCCTttaccagcagagggcgctctcAGCACTAAACAAGTGCGCGCATTCCTGAAGGGGGAACCCAAAACTCTCGGG GCTATACAGATCATCATCGGCGTTTTAACCCTATGCCTGAGCGTGACTCTGCTCCAGGAGCCCATCCACTTCCTGGGGGATGTTAAAGTTCTGattgttgtgtttgtgcag CTCACCATGTCCGGCTCCGCCTTCGTGCACGCCGGGAGGAAGCCGTCACTCTTCTGG GTGAAGACCTCCCTGGTGCTGAACCTCGTGAGCGCGGCGTTCTCCACGGCGGCCCTGGGGCTCCTGTCCAAGCACGTGCCCTACCGCCAGTACTCCTACCACTGCGAGCACTGCCGGAAGCTGGAGAACTACACCGTG ATCATGATTGAAGGTGTGGTAGGCACCCTGATCCTGTTCCTGGTGCTGGAGCTGCTCATCTGCATCACAGGCATGCTTTACGGGCTGAGCGTTCTGGCCAACGGCGCCCTCCAG GTGACCGCAGGTACCCGGGTCGTCACCATCCCCAATATCCAGgtccaggccccgccccaggccCCGCCTCAGGCCTcgccccaggccccgccccaggtTGTGGttcaggccccgccccaggtTGTGGTCCAGGCTCCGTCCCCTAGGCCTGCCTCACCTCCCAGTGAGCCACAGGTAGAGCCAGTGGAAGAGGCCAACATGCCATAa